The window ctagccagggcaacaaagtgacactctgtctcacaaaaaaaaaaaaaaaaaaaaaaaaaaaaaaaaaaacgacttTGTgccaatacatttgaaaatttagatatcACGTACGAATTTCAAGGAAACACAACAAAAGGCCACCAAACAAAGGGACCGTCTGAACTGGCCGATGAATGCCACGTGAATGGAATCTGCAGAGAGCACcggcagcaacaacaaaaacaacctcCAGACTGCGTTCGCTCCCCTAATTAATTCCACAAAGCGTTTCAGAAAGAAACCATGTCAATCTTACATTCTTGCCAGATAATATATAAAAGAGGAAACACTTTCCATCTCATTTCATGAGGCCCAAGCCCTAAAAGAACGTGACAAGGAATGAAATGCACAGGCCTATCTTGCACATAAGCGCGGagagaaaaatctaaatgaaGCATTAGCAAAACAAATCCAGCTATATCTCTAAAAACATATGTCACAGACAAGTCAAGAATATTCTAGAAATGAAGTGGTCGATCTCACAGAAGTAATGTATTAAGGGAACAGACTGTACTCTGTATAGAAGCAGGAAAAGTATTTCATGcgctggattttttaaaaatgcacatccACTTATGACAAAAAACTCTTAGCCAACGAGGAATTAAAGGGAACTCTCTTAATTCAATCAGACCACCTTTTAAAAGCCTACAAAGACAGTCACACTTCATGGTGAAACACTGAAAGCTCTCCCTCCGAGATCAGGAACAAGATCCAGAGAGAGCCGCGGCCACCAGTCAGgctgacaaaggaggaaaaagtaaCAACAGTGATCCGGCAAACACAGCCCTAAAAGCACACGCGCGCTGACCCAAGGACACGCATGCCATGAATGTTCACACAGTGATAAATGCTGGGATGAACGTTCACACAGTGATAAATGCAACACTCCAGCGCTGCAAACTACTGACATGTCCATCAGAAATAGAAGGTAGAGATAAATTGTGCTACATTCTCGCACATGGAAATACTGTTCAGtactgaagagaaatgaaatacagttgcaagtgacaacaaaaataaatagtaataaataaaaataatgttgctGAAAGAAAGCCCGGTTGTTAAAATGTGTACTACAAGGGTTCTCCTTATGTGTAAAGAGGTCACAAAGAGGCAAAATTCCACTACAGTGTTAAATGTCAAGACAGTAGACAGGGTCTCAGGCGCATGCAcgggctggagagcagtggtgcgACCAAGCTCACTGTaacattgaactcctgggctcaggcaaccctcctgcctcaccaTCCCAGGAGCTAGGACCACAGGCGCGCAACAATACgcccagctgtttttttttactttgcgtagagacagggtcttgccctgttgcccaggctggtctggaactcctggcctcaaacgatcctcccgcctcagcctctccaagcgctgggattgcaggcgtgaccCCACTTGCCCGGCAACAGGACCCCATTTCCTGACCCAGATGGTACTTACTCCGATGTTTGCAATGTAACAGCTTCCTGAATGGGACTTTCATGTTCGGGGCAGTTCCCTTTCTGTATTGTACTCTGTTACATTCATGTGAAGATATTTAAATACATAGAATCCCAGGAGTGTCCACAAAGACTTGATGCTTCAGTGATTTGTATATTCTTTGACCACAATGCCACAACGGaatctagaaattaataacaaagatCAGTAGAAAGTTCCCTCTATATCCTGCTAGGTAACCTAAGCGCTAAGAAAAACTCATATTGAAATCAGAAACCACAGTGAGCTGACAAAGACAAGTTGAGAGGCCTTTGCCTGCCAATATCCCCAAGTCTTCTGCCCCGAGAAGGTGAGATTACACAGGGAAGACCCTCCTGCACGTGTGGGAAAGGGCAAGATGCCAGCAAGCGGAACCCAAAGTCCAAAGGGGGCCAGGGCTTAGAAATTTCTGTGGGCAGGGCAGTACGTTGAATCCCCATTCTGGGTTTGGGGATATGCCTTCCAGGGAGCCTGACGTTCCAAAGTCCATAAATCTGCAGAGAGTAAATGTCTCCTTCATCTCACACAGTTGGCAGAGAGCGATTTGCTGAGCTACAGGGAGCTGCGTAAATGGTGTCTAAATGGTCATTAAGTGTACTTGAGAGCAGTCCTGCAACTGACAGCCCCCACCGTCACCCTCAACGTGCAGGGCTATAGGGCAGCGCCGAACTGGCAGACAGGTGGAAGGTCTGGTGAAGGGGTTAAAGTCCGTGGTTTTCCAGCTTTCCTCACTGCTGGTGGAAGATCAGCTCTCCCAAATGAGCTCAGTCAGATATCACCCATCTGTCACCTTTCCATCTCCTGACACTGTATTTCTAATGTCTCCTCACCCATCCTCTTTGTCTTTGCGGGGTTAAGccttaaaaacaaaggaattcaGCCAGGAGGGcggggagaaagggaaggggtgagggtgAGAAGGCAGCAGGATGAAGGAAGCACGGGGACAAAAGTGCCCTGGGGACCCTGGTAGCAGGAAGGAGGGTCCACAGGGAAGTGGAGGCAACGCCTGGCACGGGCTGTTGGTGAGTCGGACTGCAGGAAGTGGGCATCTGGCGGGACTTGGTGTCCACACCTGAGTGCGGGGGGCAGGAcaccctgagagagagagagcgtcCCTTCACGCTGCAAAAGGCAGAAGAGGACACTGGCCCAGAAATAAAAGGGAAGCCAGCTCTGTAAAGAGGCAACAGGCGGGTGCTGGATGGCAGAACAACAAACATCAGTGACATTTTCCTGTCTGAGCCCACCAGAGAAACGACTTCCCCTATTGTCCACGCTCATAGCTCCTTGTCATCTAATCCCATATCATCTTCTGTAATTTGTCGCAGAACAAACAGGCTGTGGCTGACGTGATGTGCCCGCCCTGCCAGGTCGAAAGCTCCAGGCACATGGCGTTAGGTCCATCATAACCGAACGAATTGATTATTAGTCACTCCGCAAGCAGCAGGGGacgggaggggggagggggggagggacgAGAAGGcagacaggaggagggaggacaagagggaggagtgagggaggacaagagtgagaaaggaaagaggggaggaCAGGCAGCAAGGCGTGGGCGAAAGCAGAGGGGGTGCAGGGCGGCAGGGCCGGCGGCagtcagggaggggagagaggaaagatgAGGGGTGATGATGGATGCTGAGGTGAGGTaggaggagagagggcagaggaaaGGGCTTTGGAGGACCtgggtgagggagaggaaaggacagGGAGAGACGTCCTTGTCCAGGGGCCACAGGTGAGCACAGCCTAAGAGCAGGGGGCAGGAGACATGGGCCgtgagggaggaggaaatggcCAGGTTTGGGaaccctgccctgcctctgcgAAGAGGCATCCGCCATCCCAGGTCCTGCCTGGGACTTCTTGTGGGGACCATTTCAGAGGACGAAGCTCGAGAAACCAAGAGCGAGGGGTGCAGGGGACATATGTCATACCAGGGCCTGCCACCCCAAACAGGGGGACCTTCCACGCCAACAGGCTGCGTCCACCCATTGCAAGCTCTGCACCCAATCCTCTCTTCCCCTGTCAGACTTGGGTTTCAAGGGGCCTGTTTAAGGGAACCGCTCCCCTGCCTAGGCCCCCCTACTGCACACATCCAACCCCTTTGCCGTCATAGCACAGCCTCACCCCCAAGAAACCTATGGGCCACCAGTGTAAAGTCCTGTGAATGTCTGTTCAGGATGAAGCGAGagagagtgcgtgtgtgtgtgtgcgtgtgtgtgagagagataaTCATCTCAGCGATCAATATATCTGTGCAAATTGGGAACTCTTTCATTGTGGTGGCTTTGCTAAAATCTCCTCTCCCAAGGGCCTTTATTTCAAGGACCAGCTCTGCTTTTCTCCCACAGTCCAATGAATGCATCAGACACTCAGCTTCGGTTCCCATGGCAACTGGGACTAATGGTCTAGGGACTAAGGATGAGACAAAGAGAAACGCAGGGAAATGAGTGCTCTGTCTTCCTCTGAGGTTCACAGCTCCTATTCAGGGATTCAAAAGGACGTTCTCTTTCATtctgccctgccctctcctcacTGCTTGGTCGAGGACAGAAAGGCAGGGGGTTCAATATGAATCCGGAATTTCTACAACCACACAGTGAACCTGCTTGGTTTCGGAGACCCAGATTTCTTTCTCCTCCAAAGCATGCCCGTGGAATCTAGGATTGTTGCCACCCCAACTCCCTCCCCCTGTTCCCACCCTCTAGCCTGCATCCTAGTGGGAGGGTTTTCCTGCAGCCCCAATTTGAGCACACAAAAGTAAGTCCCGGCCCAATTCCAGAAATGCTGCCCCTGGAAGAGTTCTCTGGTCCTCACTGGCAGAGTCACACAGGACAGTCcccctccatccttccctctgTGGCCCGGGTGACCCCTGCCCAGACCATGAGACCAGTTTGTAGGACTCCcacttccttccccagccctgttCTACCGGGACCTTGGGAGACTCAGAGGAAGGAGGCTCCTGGTCGCCTCTGGCTTTTGGCAAGCAGCCAGACTAATGAGGGCCTCTTCCGTGGCCCCGTTCCCCGAATAGCCAACTGCCTCCTTTGGATGGGCTCCCTGTTCCAGAGGCTGTGGGACCTGAGACTTCCCGCAATATTATTTGTGAAGCAAGGCAACACAAAACCTGGGTGTAGGTCTCCCAATTTGTCCAGCCCCATCCTCATTTCCTGGGACCCAACTGCCCACCATTTCCCATGTCCTGCAACCTCTCAGTTCAAACAATCCAAGTAACCACATCTTCCCTCCAATTAAGCAGCCCACATCCATAGCCAGGCCCTGCACTGGAAGGAACCACGCTAACACTTGCCCCTCTTCCTGACTTCCAGGATCTTTTGGAGACGTCCAGTCTGCTATTGGGAAGGCAGAGTCTGTCACACCCACTCCTGAGTATCCCCCTGCCAGGTCTTCTCTGTGGTCACACTCCTCTCAGGGGATCCCGGgtccatttcatataaatggaatcatacaataggaTGGCCTTTTTTGACTGGCTTCTACCAGCAATCATAATGTTTTCTAGATCAGTGTTGTAGCACGTATCAATATGTCATTCCTTTAACAGCCTAGTAAtaatgccacattttgtttatccattcatcagctggtaggcatttgggtggttttcagtttggggctgttatgaataagGCCTTTACAGACACTATTGTACAGGTTTTTACTTGACATATTTTTTCAATTCACTTGCATAGATATCTAGAGTGGAATTCTTACGTCATACGGTAACTCAATGTTTAACTTTGTGAGGATTGCTCCACTGGTTTCAAAAGTGACTGAGCCGTTTACAATACCAGGAGAAATGTATTaagattccaatttcttcacatccttgccaacattcgTTATTGCCCATATTTTCAACTTCAGCCACCCTAGTGACTGGGAAGTGGTGTCTCAATGTGATTTTGGTtagtatttccctaatgactaatgatattgagcatcttttcttgtgcctattgaccatttgtgtatcttccttggagaaacaTCTCTTaaaatcctttgctcatttttatttggGCTATGTGTCTGTTTATTATGCAGTTGTAAGTATTTTTTACAATTATGGATAAAGTCCtatatcagatatatgatttgcaaatattttctcccatctcatGTGTTGTCTTCCTTGTGCTCAATCGAGGGTTCtgaagcacagaagtttttaaggTCACAATGGAGCACAATTTATCTGTGTTTTAGTGTTTTCACTCAGGATTGGGTGCCATacctaagaaaccattgcctattTCAAGGTCTTTAAGATTTATCCCAAAGGTTTCTTCTATAGGTTTACAGGTTTTATAGGTTTCCCTCTTAGATATATGTCTATCGTCCATTTTGAGGTCATTTTCGGGCATGGTGTAAGATGGTGGTCGAACTTCAATCTTTTGCTCATGCATATCCAactgtcccagcaccatttgttgaaaatactgttCTTTGCCCCTTTAAGTTGTTTTGATACACTTGTCAAATATCAACTTACCTTAAATGAAAAGATTTCaggaatttcaattttattacaTTGATATGTATGCCTATATTTATGCCAGTACTACAACACAtcaattactgtagctttgtgaTAAGTctggaaatcaagaagtgtgtgtcctccatctttgttctttttaagattgttttggcttcTCTGGATCCCTTGCATTGCTATGGAAATTTTAGGATTGGCTTGTCAATTTTTGGTAAACTGAAAACctattgggattttttaaaagtattatgttAGATCTGTGGATCGGTTTGTGGACTATTTTAATGATCTATTGCCTCTTCATCCATGAATGAGGtatgcctttccatttatttaggtcttctttaatgtttttcaataatgttttatagttttcattgtacaagtcttgcacttcttttataaaatttatttctaaatatttttccctttggaggctattacaaatgaaattgtttttatattccttttgtgTATTATTCATTGTTAGTATAGAGAAATAtcactgtattttttatattgatcttaCACTTTACACACTTGCTACTCTCAATGACTAATAGTGTTTTAATAGTGTTTTCCTTTCTGGCTTCCTTCGTGCCTTTTATATACATGttatctgtgaatagagataattttacttatttctagTCTGgaggtcttttatttctttttcttgcctaaatgCATTCACTAGAAACTCCAGTAAAATATTCACTAGAAATAGTGAGAGGAGAGATTGTTGCTTGTTGAGGGTGAAAGTTTTTAGGCTTTCACTGGTAAGACTGATAGCAGTTCTTGGGTTTTGGTAGAGtctttttatcaagttgaggaagtgcctttgttttcctagtttcctcatttttaaattatgaaatggaTTTAGATTTATCAAATACATTTCCTGTGTCTATTGAAATGATAAcatggtttttaaatttgattaatatggtgtattacattgacTGATTGttgtatgttgaaccaaccttAGATTCCTGGAATAAGTTCTACTTGGTCTTTGTGTATAatccttctgtgtgtgtgtgtgtgtgtgtgtgtgtgttcctgcaTTTGGTATATGTGTAATTTTTGAAGGATTTTTGTGCttacattcataagggatactAGTCTgtagctttgtttatttttttcttctgatgtcTTCTCTGATTTTGGAATTTGCTTAAAGCTGAGCTCATAAATTCAGCTGGAAAGTGTTCCCACCTCTTCTATTTGTTGGGCAAGAAGTGAAGCTTTGGTgttatgtcattttttaaatatttggtagactTTACTAGTTAGACCTATGTCTTTCTTTGTGGAGATGTATTTGTTATTAATTCAGTCCCTTTACTTGTTATAAAActattcagattttcattttcttcttgaggCAATTTCAGTAATTTGCATCTTTCTGGAGATTTGTCCATTTCAAGTAGTTTATCAAATTTTTTGGCATGCCGTTGTTTACATTATTCCACATAA of the Lemur catta isolate mLemCat1 chromosome X, mLemCat1.pri, whole genome shotgun sequence genome contains:
- the LOC123628251 gene encoding putative uncharacterized protein FLJ39060, producing the protein MKEARGQKCPGDPGSRKEGPQGSGGNAWHGLLVSRTAGSNRRVLDGRTTNISDIFLSEPTRETTSPIVHAHSSLSSNPISSSVICRRTNRLWLTAFISRTSSAFLPQSNECIRHSASVPMATGTNGLGTKDETKRNAGK